A region of the Nymphalis io chromosome 6, ilAglIoxx1.1, whole genome shotgun sequence genome:
ATAGGGCCTTTTTTAGACTCAGAAGTCATTATTATGTGTTACtaatattttcacaataatTCTTAAAACTGATACTTGATTACACAACAGACACCATCCAGTCCAGGTATTGAGGGGACCGTATTATGAGATTTATCAGATACAACAAATACAAAGAGGCAAAAGATTTGACTGATTTTTCTTTCTAGGATTCAAgctaaattataacataatatattcaatgctttcttttaatttaaattttattcatgaaGTGGCATGAATGAccaattttacatatttttttaaataaagtttatgatATCAGAGTAATTTTGTCTGATAGGGCATTCCAGGCAAACACTGTCACAATGATATCTAACATAATATGAACAATTTTTAAAGAAGATTTGTAGATCTGGTCTGGCTTTAGAAAAATTtacataagtttatatttatatttttcaaagaaaGTTATGTTTTATCCAATTtatacaacattatttttaatggttttttttatatttagtttatcatTTGAACCAGTGCtattggaaatatatattttttgttagatcCTTAAGAAAAATAACACATGCATTGAAAAGTATTGGTGCAATACTCTCTTAATACTCctaatattacatgatatttcTTTAATTGTGTGTAACTCACTCAATACTGATTAAATTACACACCATTACAGAAATATCATAAAGTATTATCaccttattttatataccttataCATTATTTCCACTCATGCAAAGTTGGACAAATAAAAGTATTGATATCTGATTCCTTCTTTCAAGACCAAATCATgcaattttttatgataaactaaatataaaaaaaccttaatatttcgttaataagtgaaacattaatttaactattataacaTACCAACTAAAACAATTTAGATGGCTATTCTTATTGAGAgattaatagatttattttaatgcttCGACATGTGAGTTCTCAAGCTaacagttattaaaaaaaaattgtagtgaTACCATATCTCATTTTAAtaccataaaattatatattttataatttatttagcaaAATATAATCTTCATGTGCCAAccatcaatacaaataaattcaatggtaaaataaatttaacataatgttaaataaatgatttatttaaatatttaatgaaagaacaaaaagaaatttaatattaccaataataaataagacatgCATGATACCAATGAAATGGCAAAACAAAACTGCCaccttaaaataacaaattaaaaatattcattaaatatgtattctttaatacaatttcaatcttaaaggtaaaatttttcaatccaattaaattttttgtttaataaaaatattacataaaaatattgtaatttgagTCAACATTTtctagtgtatatttttatacaatatctaATTTAATAAGTCATAGacattttcttacattttttaaattcttattacaGTTTCATGaaaacacttttttaattatataccctaaatgttaatatattttgtagctTTTTAAAGAAAGTTCTTATTTTCTTTTAGCAAATAatgttaacttttttaaaaaaattgcacaaCATAAGAGATAAGTTACTAGCTACTAAAAGTTTCATCTAAAAAGtctgtttaaaataaagttcaaattCTACAAACATGATCAAAACTTCATATGAgtaggaaataaaaatattaaagtaaaaagttaCATGTTTAAGAAaccaaaataatctttaaaaaacttttaagatATGTGTCAGCAACTTATTATCTAGTTTACTCAAATAGACATTTTTaccaaattattttgatatctaaactgaaataaataaaactaaatgtttatttcatggtatttaataaaaattctaaattaagTTTCATTACAATTGACGTAAAAAGTTGTACGGTACGGTATTGCAGTAGCGCATGCAGTGTTAGTAGCAAATAAACGAGCACGTAGGAAGCAAAGTTCTTCTCTCACCTCGCAAAGTCAGTGGCGCGGGATCTAGAGGTGTCGCCACCACCCCCACGAGCTGTGCCAGGGCCTCGACGGTCCATAGCACACCCCACATGTCCCACAGCCGCATCACAACACTCCACTATCTCATTATTGGCACAACATACACAGAACTTAACAAATGTGAACATCTAACTAAGCTAATTTCTTGTGGCACGATCATACTTTGGTAAAAATCATCGCAAtgcaaatacttattattgtatgtTACGAGGTTTTTTACATTATGTTAACTAAGATCCTTTTGAAAAACTACTCGAATGTTATTGAAACAAAGACAGATGCTGCACGTCATAACATTTCACCGCTGAACTCAGAATACGTTCACTATCTACGACCCTTTACGTCTCGCTGTCGTCCTCGTCCAAACATTAGTGTTGTGCTGCTTTTACTTTACCGCATACGGTAACTGAATGATGCGTTCGGAAATGTTTGCTCTCGattaaaaatcgatttttttaataataacgtttactttttaaaatttagcccttatttttttaagatgcGCTACAAATATTCCCAATTGAATTGAACAAAATTATATGTCATAGTTCTTGGCAAATTGTCTACGCTTACAAACACATGGAGTGTAAGTAACAACTTGCTTTAAATCAGTCTTTTCTAATTTCATAACAATTTCAGCAATTTTCTGTAAATATGGTATCTTTACTTGTGGATCTTTTGGCATCATATACTTACTTGCTGGTCGCCATTCACCATTTACTAAGTGTGCGGGTTGAGAAAATACTCCATTAAATGTCAATCCAAATGATCctgtaaatattacaatatttaaaaaaaacttgataagataaataaaaatacaaataaaagatgTTGTACCGTTACACTGTATGCCCAAATTCACTACGTAATTAGGGTTAGGATCGAATAGccatattttaattagattcaACAGTGCTATAGCTTTTACAATGAAAATTGGTCTTTCTGTCATCTTCTTCTGAGcctagaattttattatttgttttttgttatcattattatttatacaacaaaaaactaaaattggAATAAACATATGCGCATACTTTTCGGTCAGCCACTTTCTTCCataaagtttcatcaaaaaacattaaatattccaTTGTTCGCATTTCTGGAGTAATAGTGCCAATACAAAGAGTTGAATTTTTTACTTTTGCATATCTTTCATATGGATTAAATGAatcatatttgtatattgttgtTCGAATATCAACTAAATGATTTATTCCAACAAAACCCCATACTGGTGGACAAAACATATTTCTCAGAGGGACTTCAGCAATTTCTGCGGCTACGGATGCCATTTCCAATCCTATGTCTGACGTAACaacgacaatattattttttttaattttagtaattgaaTTAGCAATTATAGTAGCATTATAGCATGCTGGTCCCAAATTTGGTAAAACAACATAAAGCTTAGGAGATGCGGTTGCATTAATGTTACTTGCAATGTTTTccataagttttttatttttataaagccaTTCGCCTATTGAGTATGTAGACCTATTGAAgaacataaatattacaaaatacgtctttaaataatatatactatttctcaaaaatatttaactgatTTACTTACTGAAATGGAACATAATCGAGAATTATTAAAAGATCAGAACTAGTTAGGGCTGCCCCTATTTTCTCAACATATTTCACAATCTTGCCCAAATATTCGGTACCCACGTAATTACATTCATGTTCAATAAATTCCATTACACTTTGTGAACATTTTTCatcgtatataaaaatt
Encoded here:
- the LOC126769207 gene encoding uncharacterized protein LOC126769207, which produces MGVRYVIAGESQCDLFAEICLVADYLAQRLPDFCYERIEKPVAEWKPWLQKINQKNKWHHTGSPIVWKELLMAGSKPFYIGYASEFLEYYIGLEMASVAAEIAEVPLRNMFCPPVWGFVGINHLVDIRTTIYKYDSFNPYERYAKVKNSTLCIGTITPEMRTMEYLMFFDETLWKKVADRKAQKKMTERPIFIVKAIALLNLIKIWLFDPNPNYVVNLGIQCNGSFGLTFNGVFSQPAHLVNGEWRPASKYMMPKDPQVKIPYLQKIAEIVMKLEKTDLKQVVTYTPCVCKRRQFAKNYDI